In the Helianthus annuus cultivar XRQ/B chromosome 11, HanXRQr2.0-SUNRISE, whole genome shotgun sequence genome, one interval contains:
- the LOC110904474 gene encoding transcription factor MYB61: protein MGRHSCCYKQKLRKGLWSPEEDEKLIRHITKFGHGCWSSVPKLAGLERCGKSCRLRWINYLRPDLKRGTFSQQEEKLIIELHAVLGNKWSQIAAQLPGRTDNEIKNLWNSSIKKKLKQRGIDPNTHKPLSEIDDHKAPSGSIDKTSQSSYTLEDKPPPSTSYPLIDDPPPATHEFFLNRFVNHNTAIKPPDSHQVPEFLPFDYTQQKHQPQQLQTESADLFFTNPILSGPPRSTTDNLTQNNWLSGNNGFFQAANGYQPFGLTDGMKSQTQIHDVEGEQDYIKWNDQYLPFLMGKSSIESKPDVNFEVNHEVYQRISTSYGHFS from the exons ATGGGAAGACATTCTTGTTGCTACAAACAAAAGCTAAGAAAGGGTCTATGGTCCCCTGAAGAAGATGAAAAACTCATAAGACACATCACCAAATTCGGCCATGGCTGCTGGAGCTCGGTCCCTAAACTCGCTGGTCTTGAAAGATGCGGCAAGAGTTGCAGGCTCAGATGGATTAACTACTTGAGGCCAGATTTAAAAAGAGGCACATTCTCTCAACAAGAAGAGAAACTCATCATCGAATTACATGCAGTTCTTGGAAACAA GTGGTCACAAATTGCGGCTCAGTTGCCAGGAAGAACAGATAACGAAATAAAAAACTTATGGAACTCATCGATCAAGAAGAAGCTAAAGCAACGAGGGATTGATCCCAACACTCATAAACCATTATCCGAGATCGATGATCATAAAGCGCCATCCGGGAGCATCGACAAGACCTCCCAAAGCTCGTATACTCTCGAAGAcaaaccaccaccatcaacctcATACCCTCTCATTGACGATCCTCCACCCGCAACTCACGAATTCTTTCTCAACCGATTTGTAAACCACAACACCGCGATCAAACCACCCGATTCCCACCAAGTCCCCGAATTCCTTCCTTTCGACTATACCCAACAAAAACATCAACCACAACAACTACAGACAGAATCTGCTGACCTTTTTTTCACAAACCCTATACTCTCAGGTCCACCTCGTAGCACCACCGACAATCTTACCCAAAATAATTGGTTAAGTGGTAATAATGGTTTCTTTCAGGCTGCCAATGGGTATCAACCATTTGGGTTGACTGATGGCATGAAAAGTCAAACTCAAATTCATGACGTTGAAGGTGAGCAAGATTACATCAAATGGAATGATCAATATCTTCCATTTTTGATGGGGAAGTCATCGATTGAGAGTAAACCAGATGTCAATTTCGAGGTAAACCATGAAGTTTATCAGAGGATTTCAACAAGCTATGGACATTTTTCATAG